A single Brevundimonas sp. M20 DNA region contains:
- a CDS encoding TetR/AcrR family transcriptional regulator gives MDIAVRRRAPDTTRAEIIEKALEVVAELGPKGFTLDAVAARTTVSKGALLHHFPTKMALLEGVVDHLGALFSEAVVAEAARDPQPYGRSARAYLRVTINDVGTPEELSIGRAILAACAVEPSLKQRWTEVTAAARADDPTDPVGADDALLLRLVADGLWMSDIFGVYDVSPEQRQALLSLLTPGHVLMESPA, from the coding sequence ATGGACATCGCCGTACGCCGCCGCGCCCCCGACACCACCCGCGCCGAGATCATCGAGAAGGCGCTTGAGGTCGTTGCTGAACTCGGCCCCAAAGGCTTTACGCTGGACGCGGTCGCCGCGCGGACGACAGTGAGCAAGGGCGCGCTGCTGCATCATTTTCCGACGAAGATGGCGTTGCTTGAAGGTGTGGTGGATCACCTCGGTGCGCTGTTCAGCGAGGCGGTGGTCGCTGAAGCGGCGCGGGATCCGCAGCCCTACGGACGGTCAGCGCGGGCCTATCTGCGCGTCACCATAAACGATGTGGGAACGCCCGAAGAGCTGAGCATCGGACGCGCCATTCTGGCGGCCTGCGCAGTTGAGCCTTCCCTGAAGCAGCGCTGGACGGAGGTGACCGCGGCCGCGCGCGCGGATGATCCGACGGATCCCGTGGGAGCGGATGATGCGCTGTTGCTGCGTCTTGTGGCCGACGGTCTGTGGATGTCGGACATCTTCGGTGTCTACGACGTATCGCCGGAGCAACGTCAGGCGCTTCTTTCGTTGCTGACGCCGGGCCACGTGCTGATGGAGAGCCCTGCGTGA
- a CDS encoding ABC-F family ATP-binding cassette domain-containing protein, giving the protein MAARPPLIALKDVRLQDGQRPLFDGVDMAIEPRTRAALVGRNGAGKSTLMKLVMGLIEPDAGDRSVQAGTRFAYVPQEPDIKGDTLLDYAASGEAERWTAESWLTTFGLDPNKSTVNLSGGETRRAALAKAFAEEPDLLLLDEPTNHLDILAIELLENELLSARFAVLVVSHDRAFLNRVTQSVHWLEGRKVRTLDKGFAAFDEWAAKVMEEEAESLRRLTKRIEAETYTFYRSITAQRTRNEGRARALQAMRADRAERVRDLPRELQLGVDSGATSGKLVADLKGVSKRFGDRTIFKGLTTRVIRGDRLAIVGPNGAGKTTLVKVLLGELAPDEGTVRMGANLEPVYLDQSREGLKSDMTLWDALTPGGGDSILVRGHSRHVAAYAKEFLFQEGQLRQPISTLSGGERNRLLLARALAKPANMLILDEPTNDLDMDTLEKLEELLESYDGTLILVSHDRDFVDRLATSTIAMNGRGDIVETPGGWSDFIRQNPGFLTPPPSAVEMPRTATAPRVEPVAAPKKAGKLSFKDVHRLKEIEGLLETLPVEIAKQDAILSDPALYSRDPAAFDRAMKAAEKARTQLEEIELEWLELEEKKAALTG; this is encoded by the coding sequence ATGGCTGCCCGTCCCCCGCTTATCGCCCTCAAGGATGTCCGTCTCCAGGATGGACAACGCCCGCTGTTCGACGGCGTCGACATGGCGATTGAGCCGCGCACACGCGCCGCGCTCGTCGGCCGCAACGGCGCCGGCAAGTCCACCCTGATGAAGCTGGTCATGGGCCTGATCGAGCCCGACGCCGGCGACCGCTCCGTGCAGGCGGGCACCCGCTTTGCCTATGTCCCGCAGGAACCCGATATCAAGGGCGACACGCTGCTGGACTACGCCGCCTCCGGCGAGGCCGAGCGCTGGACCGCCGAGAGCTGGCTCACGACATTCGGGCTCGATCCCAACAAGTCGACCGTAAACCTGTCCGGCGGCGAAACCCGCCGCGCCGCCTTGGCCAAGGCCTTCGCCGAGGAGCCCGACCTGCTCCTGCTGGACGAGCCGACCAACCACCTCGACATTCTCGCCATCGAACTGCTCGAGAACGAGTTGCTGTCGGCGCGCTTCGCCGTGCTGGTCGTCAGCCACGACCGCGCCTTCCTGAATCGCGTCACCCAGTCGGTGCATTGGCTGGAAGGCCGAAAGGTGCGCACGCTCGACAAGGGCTTCGCCGCCTTCGACGAATGGGCCGCCAAGGTCATGGAGGAGGAAGCGGAGTCCCTTCGCCGCCTGACCAAGCGGATCGAGGCCGAAACCTACACCTTCTACCGCTCGATCACTGCCCAACGCACCCGCAACGAAGGTCGCGCCCGCGCCCTTCAGGCCATGCGCGCCGACCGGGCGGAACGTGTCCGCGATCTCCCGCGCGAACTCCAGCTCGGGGTCGACAGCGGCGCCACCTCCGGCAAACTCGTCGCCGACCTCAAGGGCGTCAGCAAACGCTTCGGCGACCGCACCATCTTCAAGGGCCTCACCACCCGGGTCATTCGCGGCGACCGTCTGGCCATCGTCGGCCCCAACGGCGCGGGCAAAACGACCCTGGTGAAGGTTCTGCTCGGCGAACTCGCACCTGATGAGGGCACGGTCCGCATGGGAGCCAACCTCGAGCCGGTCTATCTGGACCAGTCGCGTGAGGGCCTGAAGTCGGACATGACCCTTTGGGACGCCCTGACCCCGGGCGGCGGCGACTCCATTCTCGTGCGTGGCCACTCCAGGCACGTCGCCGCCTACGCCAAGGAATTCCTGTTCCAGGAAGGGCAGTTGCGTCAGCCGATCTCCACGCTCTCGGGCGGCGAGCGGAACCGCCTTCTCTTGGCCCGGGCCCTGGCCAAGCCGGCCAACATGCTGATCCTCGACGAGCCGACCAATGACCTCGACATGGATACTCTCGAAAAGCTTGAGGAACTGCTCGAGAGCTATGACGGCACCCTGATCCTGGTCAGCCACGACCGGGACTTCGTTGATCGTCTCGCGACTTCGACTATCGCCATGAACGGACGCGGCGACATCGTCGAAACCCCCGGCGGCTGGTCCGACTTCATCCGACAGAACCCCGGTTTCCTCACCCCGCCGCCTTCGGCGGTCGAAATGCCCCGAACCGCCACCGCGCCGAGGGTCGAGCCCGTAGCCGCGCCGAAAAAAGCCGGCAAACTCTCTTTCAAGGACGTCCACCGCCTCAAGGAGATCGAGGGCCTGCTTGAGACCCTTCCGGTCGAGATCGCCAAACAGGACGCCATCCTGTCTGATCCCGCCCTCTACAGCCGCGATCCCGCTGCCTTCGACCGCGCGATGAAGGCCGCCGAAAAAGCCCGGACCCAACTCGAGGAGATCGAACTGGAATGGCTCGAACTGGAAGAGAAGAAGGCGGCTTTGACCGGCTGA
- a CDS encoding multidrug efflux SMR transporter gives MSPLTWIALLGAICLEVAGTTLLQMSQQFTRPWPTAGLAACYGMAFYLLSIALRQVPVGLAYAIWSGLGVVMIATIGAVLFKQRLDFPAIAGLTLIVGGVMVINLFSKSVSH, from the coding sequence GTGAGCCCGTTGACCTGGATCGCGTTGCTTGGGGCGATCTGCCTTGAGGTCGCGGGGACGACGCTTCTGCAGATGTCGCAGCAGTTCACCCGACCATGGCCTACAGCGGGGCTGGCTGCCTGCTACGGCATGGCCTTCTACCTGCTGTCCATCGCCTTGCGGCAGGTTCCGGTTGGTTTGGCCTACGCGATCTGGAGCGGGCTGGGCGTGGTGATGATCGCGACCATCGGCGCCGTGCTGTTCAAGCAGAGGCTGGATTTTCCGGCCATCGCCGGACTGACGCTGATCGTCGGCGGAGTGATGGTGATCAACCTGTTTTCGAAATCCGTGAGCCACTGA